In Erigeron canadensis isolate Cc75 chromosome 8, C_canadensis_v1, whole genome shotgun sequence, the DNA window ttgttttattttttttgtatatttatttcaCAAAAACACTACGTACTAGTCAACATTTGTAAACTATGCCCTCAAAGACTTTAATGTATTCTTGTTAAGAAAAGAGAAGATTTAATAGGAAAATAaaggataaaaaattatataaaaaatactcgtatacATTCTCGAGTTAAtatgcattaaaaaaatatattttttatgttaaaattatacctttttaatttttacccgTGCATATGACCCGTGCGTTGCGGTGGAAATTTGTTTTAGGAGTGACAGTTTGTTATAAGGGTGGATATGGTAATTTAGTGTTGTGGTGTGTAGAGGGAAATTTTTGAAACTATAAATATGGTGAAAGGGGCTTTtttgaggaaaaaaaatatgcttaaatttttaagacataccataaataaaatcttaaaatgCTTTACAAAGGAGTATAGATTATATTTCTTATTATTAACTAGCAgtaaattaagcatttttttttttaaatattctcAAAATACCTTTAATCACCCCTCACATATCAAACACACAATTAAGTCTCGTTTTCttacacatacatacacaacAACACTACTACTGTCCATCATCACCATCAGTTGCCGCCTTGCCACTGTCGTCGTCATTACATTGCCACTATCACCACTATAGCACTACCCGTCGCCACTACTATTACACCGCCGCATCGCACAAGTATCCTTCaagtaataattatataaatattttttccaCCTTAATGAGAGCTCTTGTCACATAGGTTGTATCTAACAAAATtccaaataaatatattaaattaaaaggttttgctaaacaaagttTGAAACATTATAGATAAGATGCATTAAATAATTACtttctatataatatttttaaggtacatttttaatatgaaagataaAAATTCCGTAATGCACATTAAGTACAAACCTAAGTACTACATTTAGTGTTTTCTTACATTAAAATAGGGCAATTAATTGGTGACGGGTTGATAGTTTGATCTAGGACATCGTCCTCGATAATTTTGATAGAACTAATATACATACATCTtagtttcaaaaatatatattagtaaatACTAATAATTAGCTTAAGACTAAAAATCATAGTTAATAGCCTCTATTATAATGTATATCTTAATTCGCTTAGTTAAGCGATATATTAGTCTTTTGCACACTTCATATAGTAACCCATTGaatatttttcaagtgtatcttttttttttctttcttattacGTATTTTATTGAAAGTTTCTCTTAAttttactaaacatattttATGCCAAATacctaaattagttttaaaaattcaGTTatcagaaaaaaaattaaataccgGTATATACCGGTCGATATTACCAGTATCGGAGGGTACTCTGATATTTTAAACCcagtatttttcatatattttcactattcaataccggccgatatttctggtatttccggtattaccattccggcatttttatttttatttttttgtatattttataaaataatatttatgatgctttaatgttattttttgttatttgtgaactttaaaccttataatttgttataaaatacctatttggtattattttttaatggaTTATAACTATAacttgactattttcattaaattgtaacaagttttataAGATTTTAATATAGAAAAATTAGTTAAGTTAAAATTGTCGTATCAGCCGGTATTTTCAGTAATACCAATAATACCGATAATACTGATAAATTTCTCCACCGATATGATTAAATTTccggtttttaaaatattatccACCAAGTCACCAACCATTACCTTTCAGCTATTTTTGTCAAATTGCATTAGTTGTGGTGTgagaaacataaataaaatttagttgAACTATATTAATTGTAAGGACTAATAGTTGGCATTTGTAAGCTTCCAACTCACCGAAGACTATATAGTCTTTGCTGTGTACTTTCCGTATCTGTAGAAAAATCGGCACTTGTATTGCCTTTTCCccattagttatatatgtatcaGATCCTGTGTACGTGTATCTTTAGACAGATTGTCATATGATTCTTGGAATCCAGAACGAACGGGCTGCAGAGGTTGTATATTTCGAATTGCACACCAAGTGTTCGATGAAATGTCTGACTCAAGTGACGTctctaaaaaattgaaaaaaagccATGTTTAAGACTTCTGATAATCGTGGCTGACCAGGAGTCTATCTGGGTTGTCGGGTTACTGTAACTAGAAACAGCATTAAAACTTTTGTATATCATAACTCAGCTTATAGACATGGATGGTGCACTTCTTTCGTGTTCCTTTTGTAACATCTTAGACACCCGTGTATCTGCTGGTTTTACCAAGTTCAGGAAGACTGCGATAGAAAGAAATAGCCGGGCTGAAGTTAGATTAGATTTGATGGATCCATCAAGAACAAGGATCTATCTTAGGAAACCAATCAAGAAAACCACTGATTCTCAGGGCAATAACGAGCCGTCGGTTTTCAGGGTCAATAAATCATTAAACGAGGGAATAAGACCTTTTGATGACCGTCATGATACAATGTCTATTGAAATGGATGATGGTATGGAAACTGACaatgatgaagaggaagaacTTATAGGAGAAAATATTGAGTGGGATCAAGAGGAGATTGAAACGATTTCCTCTCTTTTTAGAGGCAGAATTCCTCGAAAACATGGGAAATCAGTTAGAGAAAGGCCTCTTCCTCTCCCTCTTCCATACAAAAATCAACCATTGGGACTCCCTACTTCAAAGAGATGGTCAAGAACTATAAATCCTTCAAGAAAATCTTTATCTAGTAGAGTTTACAAAAACCCAACGTTCTTAGTTGGTCTAgctaaagaaataaaaaatcttcATCCTGAACAAGATGTTTCCCTAGTTCTTAACAAGTGCAGTCGGTTTCTTAGAAAGGGTTCGTTGTCATTAACAATACGGGAATTGGGGCACATGGGTCTTCCTGAACGAGCTTTGCAGATATTCTGTTGGGTGCAGGAGCAACCTCATTTGTCCCCAGATGATCGGCTTCTTGCTTCAACGGTTGAAGTTCTTGCAAGAAACCATGAACTGAAGTTATCTTTCAAGCTTGAAAAGTTCTTGAGCCTGTCAAGTCAGAATGTGTATGAGGCAGTAATGAGGGGGTTTATAAGAAGTGGCAACTTAAAACTTGCATACAAGCTCCTTTCAGCTGCCAAAAACGGGAAAATGATGCTGGATTGTGGGGTCTATGCTAAACTCATTCTAGAGCTCGGAAAAAACCCTGATAATCACTTGCTTGTCATGAACTTGCTAGAAGAGCTTGGTGAAAGAGATGATTTGAATCTAACACAGCAAGATTGTACCGCGATAATGAAAGTTTGCATTAGGCTTGGGCAATTTGAGATTGTGGAGAGTTTATATAATTGGTATAAAGAATCGGGCCAGGATCCTAGTGTAGTCATGTACACCACTCTCATTCACAGTCGATATTCTAATAATAGTTATAGAGATGCACTGGCTTTGGTTTGGGAAATGGAAGGTTCAAATTGTCTATTTGATCTTCCAGCATACCGTGTGGTGATAAAACTTTTTGTTGCTCTTAATGACCTCTCTAGGGCTGTAAggtatttttcaaaattaaaggaGGCGGGTTTTTCTCCggtatttgatatatatatggatattaTCAAAATTTATGCGGTTCATGGGAGGATGGCTAAGTGTAAAGAGGTTTGCAAGGAGGCTGAGGGTGCTGGGTTCAAGGTGGAGGAACAAACAAGGTCCCTACTGATGCAACTGAACAAATAATCTGTAAAATCACTTGTATGATCATCTCACCTTAGCTTTTCTATATTCAACAAAGCTATTTGATAGCATGGTTTATTGTTGCCTGAAAGTTGTATGCTTTGTTCACCTCTATTTGCAATAATTACATCTTCTTTGTGGCTCTTTTCCTAAATGTTTTAATAGAAAGTAAGTAAATAACCTGCTATTTACCTTTACCTGAATGTCTCTTGCTAATCAGTTTATCCTATTAAATGAGGGTCATTTAAAACATGTTCTCGTATAGAGTCCCTTTTTAGCTCATTCTTTgtaactattattaaataaaactttcaGATATTTCGCAAACAAAGTGAGCTTTAGTTACTTGGAATAGTGTAGTTATCATGACATACATTGATTTCATTACTATTTGCATTATGGTATATTTAGGAAGGATGGACTAATAGAAGGAAGTACCTGGAAAGTATGATAGGCTATATTGTTGGCTTATAAACTTTCCATCAATAGCACCTAATCTGATTTGACAtgcattaatataattttataataaatatccTATGGATCTTTTAGACTTCTACAGTTCTACTCACTCAAAACCAAAAAGGAAAGAGAACTTGAAGTGCTTATGGAATTGCACATATTTCCATCAGATAGTTGTCCAATTGTTTATCATTGCTGTAAGCTTGTGTAATAATCTTTTGTGACTTACTTTTGAAgatcatatttgaatttttgttgcttttttgtcatagtttttattttactattacttGCATGTTGTTAGAGTTTGCTCGTACAACAACAGCTCATCTTGTCTTCATAATAAGCACTTCAGCTTTTAAATTCGCAATAGGAACTTGATAATATACACTGGCTGGCCTATATTGGTCCAGTGTATAACcacaaaaaaatttagattagtttttgCTATGAAAAAAGAAACTATAATTAAGCTGCGTACCTGAACCAGATTGTATTGATAGCGCGAACCTTAGTCAGACTTATTGGATCTGCAACTAAGTAGACCAAGTATGGCTACAACATGTTACACTAATATTTTAGCTAGATACATCTTAATCTACTACTTGATTTTCTTTAGAATAATGTCATCCTTTTAGGAAGAAAGGATCCCCTAAAAAGTCAAAGCCGTCTGGATACTGTTTCTTATTGTTGGTCCATCTACACAATCCGGCTATGGTCAGGGTCAGGGTCAAACCAGGGTGTTAAGACTGAAGTCACCTGCAGGATGTTTTGTCCCAACTTCCATCAAAGCGGTTTAGGCTGAGGCATTGCAGaatcatattttttgataaagTCAAAAGAATACTTCAAAAACTCATTTTCTAGAAGACCAATCAGCTTTGTGTTAAACTTTTATCTGTAATGTGTCGCAGTCAAAGTTTTACTTATACCAGAGAAAAAGATCTCCAattttagtgatggattttctTTAGATGACGTTATCAGTATAAAAAAACGATCTGTCAATTTGTTTGCGAAAATAAGTCTAACTTGTGGAACCTCACAAGATGAATAGCATTGCCATCAGATATTTCACATTATGGTATCCTGTCCATTCCCTGGATGGTAATACCTTGTATGCTATCGGTTCAAATTCTCATCACCTTCTGTGTACTCAAAATCTCATAATTCTTATCGAACATTATGTTCACGTGCTGTAGGACCCCAAAATAAGTATAGGATAGCCATACGGTTTTCGAGTTTCCACAAATACGAATTTGTTTGCAGGGCTCTGTAGCATGTTATTTTGTAAGAACACTGAACTAAATTTGGACAGCTAGCAGCTGCACTTAGCTGTTGCATTGGCATAATTGTACAAAcatgaaaaaaatgttttacaGTATGTATCATAGATATATTATGTTACCAAGTTACTGTTTTGCGGCTTTATACTTCATGTTatgttgatattaatattgttttcaCATGATTCTCCTTCACCTTATGGTCTTCATGCTTATCCTTTGTGGTCTCAAGTGTCATTTTCTTCCTTCCAAGActattccattgaataccacaAATCTTCAAAGATGTGAATTTAGAACTTTGTAACATGCTTTGATGTTACATGTAACTACAAAATTACATATCTACCCTTTTCTTTGGGTATGTTATCAAGGTTTAGTCTCACTTTTTATAGATAATACAGCTTAAATGTAACTAGCTTTACTTCTTTCACATGATTcttctttcatcttttttttttttcccttaatgCTTATCCTTTGTAGTAAGTCATTTTCTATCCAAAATTCATACCTTAATTATAAGTGTCAAGAAATACCACAAAAAAATAACTTCATGCCGTGTTATTTCTGGCGTCAGATTCAACACATATCAACATTAACATttccaaacaaaataaaacttttcATTATCCGAAGAAACAAACACCAGTTTACAACCATAAATGTCCTCTCATAATCAGATACATCTCGAATCCAAAACGCGCCTGCCAAAACTACGTTTATTCTTTAATcactataatatatatgaaaaatataatgataGTCACAAGCAAGAGGAAATTCATAACTCTATACATTGCACGTGTAGTGAGACATAAGCTCTTTGGTCACCATGGATTTGAAGTGATATCTGAAGGCATATTAAGTCATTCTGAACGCAAAGTGTTAGGTGTTGAACTTCTGTTCTGCAGCACTTGTTGAAGCCTGTGCATACAAAACTTGTAATAAATTCGTGATAACAAAAAGACTGGTATAGCCATATAACACTCTGCTCAATATGTAGAGAAAAATAAGGTTTTGTGCTAACCCCGACGGATGTAATAAATTGACAAACCGCACATTTCACAGAACGAGCTCCATACTGGTACATCAGTAGCATCCTACAGTTTCCACAATTGACATGTGCTACCTGATTTGCTGTAAACAAGTTCACAATTTGTGTGCTTTAGAAAGCCTGATTAAATGATTGTGATAATATTATCGAATAAGGCTACCTTCTAAGGCTAAATTAATGGTATGACAGCAAGAACATTGTACACTTGTCGCACCACGAATGTACATGAGCAATGTGTGACAGCCTCCGCAGACCAGTTGCGCCATTTCGGTACCTAAATAAAATAAGCCCCATATCAACAACAGCAATGTTATAGAACAAAGTTTGATTGAAAACCTTATATAACAACTTGATAGATTGCAGTTTACCAGGTGGAGGAACAGCTGTGACAGCATTGCACACTGCACaacaaactgaagttgctccaACCGGATAAAGTAAAAGATTTCGACATCCCGAACACACTAGCTGACTTTGTGAACCTGTTTTTAACATTATTGTCTCTGGAAAATTAGATCTAAAAGAAATATAGACTAGAAGAAAAAACAGAGCCCTCTGTTTTTCTTAGCATTCTGGGCTTTTTTGTTTGATATGCACCAAAGTTACAAGTTATCTTGTCATATTAACTTTCATCGTGAATTTTTTTTGGGTATTTTCTTAAGTTTTCTATAGTGTTAGTCTGATTCagtttataacaaaatttagagAAATAGTGTATGCAGAATTGTTTTTCTTCAACAGATTAACTTTCAATAATCCACTTACATCTTATATAGAAatgaatataaagaaaaaagtagGTGTATTATAATAAGATTGAATGAATAAAATTATGAGAAATGAGCAAGCATATATATACCATTTGCAGGGGTTGTAAGTGGCACAGGAGGAGGAGATGGATATGGAGCTAGAGGAACAGGCATTGTTAATCTGTGAAAAAATGTCTATTCTTTTTCAACTCCAAGATTCAAAAAGATTACAACTTTGGAAGCTTGTAGTACAAGTGCTTCCTTTCCACTAGCATCATTTACCTGATGAActcaaacaacaacaaaaaaaggaAGCATAACACTAGTTAAGTAGTTATGGTCAAGATAGCTACGGTAACTGTTTGATGAAACAGGGTATTATGGGgattcagaagaaaaaaaaagtgcaaAAAAGTGAAATCTGAGACACCAACATGAAATTTTGCCATTAAAAAGCCATACATGAATCAATTTTCAGTGGAAAGATGATGCTTTTGCTGGCACCATACCATGTTATGAAACTAGTTGGAAGTGGGGCAAGCACACACCTTTGCTAGTTTTTGCAGAgcagagagaagagagagagacAGAGGGAGATGAGTTGGACAAAAACTTAGAAAGAGATGGTGATGCCTTGATGTTTAATGCAACAGATTATATAGTAAAATTGTAGGGGGTTTTTCAAGTTACAATAAGTATAGTTGTTTTGAGTTAGAAAATGATGTCTTTTGCCGGGGCTTAGCTCCTTTGGTAGAGATTTTTGTTGGTGGTaaattcagacatttcatcaagtgGTCTTTTATTATCTGTAAAGCTCTACCATCAATGTCTGAATTTACCATCAACATGGTAAATCTCAAAATGctaaatctttttttctttttcatcatcatggtcttttattatttataaatttcgGTTCTTTCTTCTATTTGaaccaaaaaattatatacatttaatCGAAAATCTTTTACTGGGCTACAAGTCGTTGTAATCGTTCTTCTCTACTTATAATACATTGGATACGTCGATGATTTTTACGTCAAAAATCTTGACATGAAATAGTTTAATATTATTGGGGAGTATAGAAATGATGGAGCTAAGACCAATGTCCAAAATCTTAGCATGTGGTTTAATATTATTGGGGAATGGGGAATATAAACATGAAAATTTGTAATCTGTCTTTCTTAACATAGAAAATGATGTCTTTAATGTCTCAACTGCATCGAAAGATATATCTTAACATTTGCTTAATCACGAAAAGTCTATCATTGTATTTAAATCTTTGAACTGCACACATTGTATTATGGGCAAGCAGTTTTATGCTTGTCCTACTACGACTGTTCTACTAGGACTTTTGTTGCGAGGACCCATGAAATACGGAGTATTCATGTAGGTACTGTACAATTTTCGAAAAAGCTTACATTACTTTACGcctctttattatttattattatagcACTATGTACCTATTAATAATCCGTCGTACACCACTTTCGATCCCCAACCCATACACAAcacaaacacatacatatatgtttagaatttaattaatataatattgcATGCGATGATGAACACGTGAGAAATCATATGAGCCATATTGGGGGATCGAACAACTAAGATTTCGCCACGttccccaaagaaataaaatatagtATAGTACTAAAAAAATAGCAAGTAAAATACAGGATTGGAAAGAAGTGTACAAATCGGACCCTACTTTTAATGGAAACGGGATGACTAGCCTCCTGCCACTTCGAACCATATTCGTAAGCTCCAAAAGTTAATGATTTTTGGTAAAACTATCCATCTTTTAAATACGAAACATGATAAATCATCCTAATCAATCCTCATAATATATTCACTTATTAACACAtagaatccattaattctctttcttaatctcaccctttgatttttcacatgttacaatcatattaattaaaaggatttttaggctaataattTAAAAGGATTGATTATTACCCTTTAAATACTCATGAACTTGCAACCAGAACAATTTAATTACAATTTTTAAGCAAAATATGGAAAAgaagatatattttttgttattgatatattatactATAACTTAATATACACAATAAGAatagatattttatatatatatataatggcatttcatgaaagaattttctttatttccaataagaacttttaataaaaatttaattggattatattcttttcaaaatattacaaaattatacgagtatatgacaTCATAGTTGAAAACAAAACCTTTTAGAATTAGAGGTGAGTTTGccaaattacatttttttaatagtaCTTTTAAAAGACAATTCATTTTTATCAATTAGGGGCAAAGGTATAGTCAATTCTTTTTATTGGCTAATCATCGGTATTTTTTGGTAGCAATAATCACTTACACCCAAAATTTTAGCAAAAATGGCAAGTAAAATCTGCACTATATAGCTAATGTAAATGAACGTTGGGTAAGAGTATGAGatcacttattttattttatttttgtcttttttaaaaagaatatcaCATGGGAATGCCATGTgtcatattttttctttctaaatttgttttaaaagattGGCACATCTTACCACACCACTTCTTTACATTTGGCAAATATTTAAAGCTTCATAATGCTATTGGTCAAAAAACTAGCCTAAAGTGCCTCATAAAGCTTCATAATGctatttatgtattttgtttatttcatcATGAATCATAACATAGTTAACCCTAATAATAAGTGGGTTGTGTTAGAGTTTACATTTTCACCATAAACGATCAAACAATTTAAGGTAAACTTTACTCAACAACCTAAACATGAAACGAGTTGTGAGTCCTATCTATAGATCGTCGCCAATGTATTGACTTTTGTGGAGAATCAAACGACCATCACTCACATTAACCGCCATTGATCAAATCACCGTATGGTTAGGTCCCCATATTTATCTTAAAGAATAAGGAATTTAATTTTGTTCAATCACTTCGAATTatctgataaaaaaaaatttggtattGGGGTTCATCCGAAAATACGTAAAAGGAAACAATAACAATCGATATCAAGAATCTTGTGTCATATTTGTCATTTGAGATGAAAACATGTAGGTCCAAAGGTAGTGCAACCCAAaccaatgcaataatataaagatGAGCCAACCCTTTTCAAGTTTGGGGCCAAACACATGTGAGATAGACCCCAAAAACATGAATTGAGACAACATGATTTCGCATCGAAACAAACACACATCACTATACCCTGATATATGGATGTTATACCATTGTAACACATAATATCTACACCTCAAATTGCCTTTTGAAATGTCAACCCGACGTCAACATGATACAATTCTATCGTTGCATGACGCATCTATATTACACTAAACTATTGCAAATGCGCAATGTTTGTATTATGTTTCTCTTCTTTAACCATTAAACTATTAATTTTGTCATCTTTTAACCATCaaatttaaagaaataaaaaaaagtccaTGTCAGATACTAGATGACATCTAGCTCGGAGGTACATGGAAGTCACTCAATCACTTTGACAAGTCAAACAAATCATTACATTACCGATTACtacaaaagatacaattttttgAGATTATGATAATATTTATGATGGTTAACTCTAAGAATAAAAAAGTAGACTCATGCAAATTAAGAAATAGgttgttattttaaatatttatccttattttataaactaaaactattaTTTAGGAGAGAGACTTTCAAGTTGTATAAAGCTAGTCATGCACATGAAAACCGGTTTTCCTAAATCGGGTTTGAAAACCTGAAGCCTAACCAGGTCAAAATTGGGTTTGATCAAAACCGGCTTTGGCATTCAAAATCAAGTAGTTACCGGGTACAAAAGTCGGGTTAGGTCCGGTTTGGGCAAAAAAAGCCGGTAAAAATCTAGTCCAcgtttgacaaaaaaaaaacagttttaaaCCCGTTTCTAGCCTCGTTGATCAAGCTTGGTTTGGGTTTAAGTCGGGTCGAACAAAACCCGACTTTTGTGCATCTCTATATAAAGCTTATCATTTTGATCGCATATTGATACATGAATGAATACATATAccattttttaattcataataataggtttaattgtaatttagtaatcttaattaataatgtatatGAGATTAAAGCTTTTAGGATTCCTGCAAAGATGTATTAGTTGGGAAGATTGTAATTGTCTAAACATAACTTAACAATAGTTGTAAGTTGGTGGTACTCCCTATTCCCTAAATGCGAGTAATATGATATAATTAGAATgatatttacttttcaaaacaaaaaatgtatagTTAATAATTTACATCAAATTCATCTTATATGTGTAAGGATGTTATAACACATTTATGATTAAGTGACTCTTACTACAAAAACCATTAATTTActttatctaaaataataataataggtcGAATAAAGAAAGGTTATttaagaactcacaaataaaaaaaaactcaagaacaaatGTGAGCCACATATTTCTTAtacttttctctcttttcaattaaataagaaagttcatccaaattattcaaaatgttttatctcacaaaccgtaaattattagatgaaataaaaagtatgggtagtcttaaaatttcgtccgctttcattagagatgcaattcaatatacttttgacgactttttaattttcgttttttttctcatgtacttgtgtacttacacatgtgtaggatctttgttttcacatttaaattagtaaataaccatatatatacaacaatgaaggttaaaggcggagcccgttaggtagatcacccgtCACCGATctccccctatgacctatcacactatgacctatcaccctcaatgacctatcacccccaccagctaccctttatgaatatccttaagggcgaagcccgttccgaatcacaATATtcattcaacttacacatgtgcaggttatgtgtaagtataaaaaagaaaacgaaaattaaaaagtcgtcaatagtatatcgaattgcatttctaatgaaaaatgacaaaattttaagactactcatactttttatttcatctaacgatttacggtttgtgagataaaacattttgaataatttggatgaattttcttatttaattgaagagagagaaagatagtAGAAATATGTGGCTCACATttgttcttgagttcttttttatttgtaagttctcaaaataactcacccctaggttgaatatttatattgagggcgcgtttggttcgcggaatatttttttaaggaatggaatctttcaaaggaattggaatctgaaggaatagAATTtaacggaatgtttttgattttttgaagattcaagtgagggacggaatgagattccttcccccatcaccaaggaatggagattccatcaaatgagggaatgttaacattccaacggaatgtgattcctccatctttaaccaaccaaacacactaaggaatgaaattcaattccaattctatcagattccatcaaattttgtAAACCAAACGCGACCTGATTATATGTATCCCTTCTCTCAACATTatcaaatatgtatattttatactCCGTGTATAAAAAATTTCCTATCAACCTCATGTTAAACACGGGATTTAAATCTagttttaaacaaacaaaacctCTATTCCTCTAAACCTTCAAGTCAccatacaaacaaacaaaccttatgtgtacaactgtataattGTTAACTTGAAGGTTTATTTCGTTCATCAAATATTTATTATGATTATGTATATTTCGTTGATATGAAATCCACACATATATATTCGGTGGATTATAAATTTGtaatcgaatatatatatatatagacatg includes these proteins:
- the LOC122578129 gene encoding pentatricopeptide repeat-containing protein At2g01860, with protein sequence MDGALLSCSFCNILDTRVSAGFTKFRKTAIERNSRAEVRLDLMDPSRTRIYLRKPIKKTTDSQGNNEPSVFRVNKSLNEGIRPFDDRHDTMSIEMDDGMETDNDEEEELIGENIEWDQEEIETISSLFRGRIPRKHGKSVRERPLPLPLPYKNQPLGLPTSKRWSRTINPSRKSLSSRVYKNPTFLVGLAKEIKNLHPEQDVSLVLNKCSRFLRKGSLSLTIRELGHMGLPERALQIFCWVQEQPHLSPDDRLLASTVEVLARNHELKLSFKLEKFLSLSSQNVYEAVMRGFIRSGNLKLAYKLLSAAKNGKMMLDCGVYAKLILELGKNPDNHLLVMNLLEELGERDDLNLTQQDCTAIMKVCIRLGQFEIVESLYNWYKESGQDPSVVMYTTLIHSRYSNNSYRDALALVWEMEGSNCLFDLPAYRVVIKLFVALNDLSRAVRYFSKLKEAGFSPVFDIYMDIIKIYAVHGRMAKCKEVCKEAEGAGFKVEEQTRSLLMQLNK
- the LOC122578131 gene encoding protein LOL1 — translated: MPVPLAPYPSPPPVPLTTPANGSQSQLVCSGCRNLLLYPVGATSVCCAVCNAVTAVPPPGTEMAQLVCGGCHTLLMYIRGATSVQCSCCHTINLALEANQVAHVNCGNCRMLLMYQYGARSVKCAVCQFITSVGASTSAAEQKFNT